One Thermofilum sp. genomic window carries:
- the fen gene encoding flap endonuclease-1 produces the protein MGVNLRELAEPVTTEIPLEQLSGRVVALDAYNMLYQFLATIRQKDGTPLMDSKGNITSHLNGLFYRTANFIELGIKVVYVFDGKPPELKAKELERRYRLRAEAEQKYLEALERGEVEEARIYAQQASRLTTSMVEDAKKLLSYMGVPVVQAPSEGEAQAAFMTIKGDAWAAGSQDYDSLLFGGRRLVRNLGITGKRKLPRKDVYVEVKPELIELEKLLGEYGITREQLVVIGILVGTDYAPEGVKGIGAKRALKLVKELKTPDRVFKAVEWTHDVPPEKILEWFLHPEVTSEYRLEWREPDGEKIHKLLVDEHDFSPERVENAVQRLEKAFKTHFRQTSLESWFT, from the coding sequence GTGGGGGTCAACCTCCGGGAGCTAGCAGAGCCTGTCACTACCGAGATACCTTTGGAGCAGCTTTCCGGCCGAGTCGTAGCTCTTGATGCTTATAACATGCTCTACCAGTTTCTAGCTACCATTAGGCAGAAAGACGGAACCCCGCTGATGGACTCTAAAGGAAATATCACAAGCCATCTCAACGGTCTTTTCTACCGGACCGCGAACTTCATCGAGCTCGGGATAAAGGTGGTCTACGTTTTCGATGGAAAACCTCCTGAGCTGAAAGCGAAAGAGCTTGAGAGAAGGTACAGGCTACGTGCCGAAGCAGAGCAAAAGTACTTGGAGGCTCTAGAGCGGGGAGAAGTTGAGGAAGCCCGCATTTACGCTCAGCAGGCTAGCAGGCTCACGACATCTATGGTCGAAGATGCTAAGAAGCTGCTATCATACATGGGAGTGCCGGTGGTTCAAGCCCCCAGCGAGGGAGAAGCGCAAGCAGCCTTCATGACTATTAAGGGTGATGCTTGGGCTGCGGGAAGCCAAGACTACGACTCTCTTCTATTCGGAGGGCGAAGGCTTGTTAGGAACCTCGGGATAACCGGGAAAAGGAAGCTTCCTAGGAAGGATGTCTACGTCGAGGTGAAGCCGGAGCTTATCGAGCTCGAGAAGCTACTCGGCGAGTACGGAATAACGAGAGAGCAGCTAGTCGTGATTGGGATCCTCGTGGGCACTGACTACGCGCCTGAAGGTGTTAAGGGTATCGGTGCTAAGAGAGCCTTGAAGCTTGTCAAGGAGCTGAAAACACCCGATAGAGTTTTCAAAGCTGTGGAGTGGACTCACGATGTACCTCCTGAGAAGATTTTAGAGTGGTTTCTCCATCCGGAGGTCACTAGCGAGTACCGGCTCGAGTGGAGAGAGCCCGATGGAGAGAAGATACACAAGCTCCTCGTTGATGAGCACGACTTCTCTCCTGAAAGAGTTGAGAACGCTGTTCAGCGTTTAGAGAAAGCCTTCAAAACGCACTTCCGTCAGACTTCTCTTGAAAGCTGGTTCACGTAG
- a CDS encoding V-type ATP synthase subunit B has protein sequence MSSVSLISLLEQIPGKVYRGVREIRGSLLVLDGVEEAAYDEIVRIYGKDGRERVGRVLETSIGSAVIQVLGDREGLETDTIVKLTGSTFKVRLSEDVLGRIFNGRFEPLDGLPPIATGELRDITGAPINPVAREYPHDFIQTGVSVIDGLFSLVRGQKLPIFSVSGLPHNLLAAQIARQATVRGEGEQFAVVFAGIGLRKTEAEFFMEQFRETGAIERLTAVINLAEDPAVERLMTPRIALTVAEYLAFDLGMHVLVIMTDMTNYCEALREVSSARGEIPGRLGYPGYLYSDLASMYERAGVIKGRKGSITLFPILTMPGGDLRHPIPDLTGYITEGQIFLSQELYSQGLYPPVNILPSLSRLMKAGIGPGKTREDHRYLADQLYDAYSRGVRARDLARVIGEIGLSERMRRFLKFAEEFEAKFVNQGFYENRSVEETLDRGWEVLSVLPEEELVRIPQKIIEKYHPKYRS, from the coding sequence GTGTCTAGCGTCTCCCTGATAAGTTTACTCGAGCAAATTCCCGGAAAAGTCTACAGAGGCGTAAGGGAGATTCGGGGCAGCTTGCTCGTTCTCGATGGTGTAGAGGAGGCGGCCTACGACGAAATAGTGAGAATTTACGGAAAGGACGGGCGCGAAAGGGTTGGAAGGGTTCTCGAGACGAGTATAGGAAGCGCGGTGATACAAGTTCTCGGTGATAGGGAGGGTCTGGAGACGGATACCATAGTGAAGCTGACTGGGTCGACTTTCAAAGTTAGGCTCTCGGAAGATGTTCTCGGCAGGATTTTCAACGGTCGCTTCGAGCCGCTGGACGGCTTACCTCCCATTGCGACTGGAGAGCTCCGAGATATCACGGGAGCGCCTATAAACCCGGTAGCTAGGGAGTATCCTCACGACTTCATACAGACAGGAGTCTCGGTAATTGACGGGCTATTCAGCCTTGTGAGAGGTCAGAAGCTCCCGATATTTAGTGTCTCGGGCCTCCCTCACAACCTACTGGCTGCTCAGATCGCACGCCAAGCAACTGTCCGCGGCGAGGGTGAGCAGTTCGCTGTAGTGTTCGCTGGAATCGGGTTGAGGAAAACAGAGGCCGAGTTCTTCATGGAGCAGTTCAGAGAGACAGGCGCCATTGAGAGGCTCACCGCGGTGATTAACCTCGCTGAAGACCCGGCTGTCGAGAGATTAATGACGCCTCGCATAGCGCTAACAGTAGCTGAGTACCTCGCTTTCGATCTAGGGATGCACGTGCTCGTCATAATGACGGATATGACCAACTACTGTGAAGCTCTCAGGGAGGTCAGCTCCGCGAGGGGCGAGATCCCCGGAAGGCTCGGATACCCAGGATACCTTTACAGCGACCTGGCATCGATGTACGAGAGGGCAGGAGTCATTAAAGGCCGAAAAGGCAGCATAACGCTCTTCCCCATACTCACCATGCCCGGAGGCGACCTCAGACACCCCATCCCGGACCTCACCGGCTACATCACTGAAGGCCAGATCTTCCTGAGCCAGGAGCTCTACAGCCAGGGTCTCTACCCACCGGTGAACATCTTACCCAGCTTAAGCAGGTTGATGAAAGCTGGCATAGGACCCGGGAAAACCAGAGAGGACCACAGGTATCTCGCAGACCAGCTGTACGATGCCTATTCGAGAGGTGTGAGAGCCCGCGACCTCGCGCGAGTTATCGGGGAGATAGGTCTCAGCGAGAGGATGAGAAGGTTCCTCAAGTTCGCTGAGGAGTTCGAGGCGAAGTTCGTGAACCAGGGATTCTACGAGAATAGGAGCGTCGAGGAGACGCTGGACAGGGGCTGGGAGGTCCTCTCCGTCCTACCTGAGGAAGAGCTTGTCAGGATACCTCAGAAGATCATCGAGAAGTACCACCCGAAGTACAGGAGTTGA
- a CDS encoding DUF371 domain-containing protein yields the protein MDNLIAVDRLEARGHPNIRATHKSTLEITRDQTLTLRGDCIIAVAATKAAADLHPQLKQAIRSGERITLLFIAEEPGLVETVTGRGHSALTLEDSKSIVVRRSSYVDSRTIAVNADKAAWNIDRKLVAYLKQPDATLKVYIVVHRGEFSLDFIRELHM from the coding sequence ATGGATAACCTCATCGCTGTCGATCGATTAGAGGCGAGAGGTCACCCCAACATCAGAGCTACTCACAAGTCCACGCTTGAAATAACGCGGGATCAAACCCTCACACTACGTGGCGACTGCATAATAGCTGTTGCAGCTACCAAGGCGGCCGCCGACCTCCATCCGCAGCTTAAGCAGGCGATAAGGTCAGGTGAGAGAATAACTCTCCTCTTTATCGCGGAGGAGCCGGGCTTGGTTGAAACCGTAACAGGGAGGGGGCACTCCGCGCTTACTTTAGAAGACTCAAAATCCATAGTGGTGAGGAGAAGCTCCTATGTCGATAGCCGAACAATAGCTGTTAACGCTGATAAAGCTGCCTGGAACATAGACCGAAAGCTTGTAGCTTACTTGAAGCAGCCTGATGCAACTCTCAAAGTGTACATAGTGGTGCATAGAGGCGAGTTCAGCCTCGACTTTATTCGCGAGCTTCACATGTGA
- a CDS encoding NFYB/HAP3 family transcription factor subunit → MTQKPSSRRKDHEIPLAPLDRILHQAGAERVSEEAAMVLRDFLEKLAREIARESVEASRHAERKTVTEEDVKFAISRVQRVLCANLEIAALTREK, encoded by the coding sequence ATGACGCAGAAGCCGTCTTCGAGAAGAAAAGACCATGAAATCCCTCTCGCTCCTTTGGACAGGATACTTCACCAGGCCGGAGCCGAGCGTGTCAGCGAAGAAGCGGCGATGGTGCTCAGAGACTTCCTGGAGAAGCTAGCACGAGAAATAGCTAGAGAGTCTGTAGAGGCCTCCAGACACGCCGAGAGGAAGACTGTCACAGAGGAGGATGTGAAGTTTGCTATAAGCAGGGTGCAGAGGGTTCTGTGCGCGAACCTCGAGATCGCGGCACTCACCCGTGAGAAGTAG
- a CDS encoding V-type ATP synthase subunit D, translating to MLSELKFLPASRGALQLLRRRLELVKRGKDILQMRRDQLAKELLSIMEYLRKRAEAEREFFEAARRVSLLRVVRGDYDFKSTASLVKPPKIVFVITSYQGVPVPQARIAERPDYSKVADPEYREAVEKLWGAVEKLIEVANSEVAVERIGEQLSYINRVVNSLEKNTIPALTDALRRIEERVIEEELEDFVRIRLLAGG from the coding sequence ATGCTGAGCGAGCTAAAGTTTCTCCCAGCCTCCAGAGGGGCTTTGCAGCTTTTAAGGAGGAGATTAGAGCTCGTGAAGAGGGGTAAAGATATTCTCCAGATGAGGAGGGATCAGCTCGCCAAGGAGCTTCTCTCGATCATGGAGTACCTACGCAAGCGCGCGGAAGCCGAGAGGGAGTTTTTCGAGGCTGCCCGCAGAGTATCGCTGCTCCGCGTGGTTAGGGGCGATTACGATTTCAAGTCCACAGCTTCTCTAGTGAAACCTCCCAAGATCGTCTTCGTGATAACTAGCTACCAGGGAGTACCCGTCCCTCAGGCGAGGATAGCTGAGAGGCCGGACTACTCGAAAGTAGCAGATCCTGAGTACCGCGAGGCTGTCGAGAAGTTATGGGGTGCTGTGGAGAAGCTCATAGAGGTTGCTAACAGTGAAGTAGCGGTAGAGAGAATTGGAGAGCAGTTATCCTATATAAACAGGGTTGTGAATAGCTTGGAGAAGAACACCATACCCGCGCTAACCGATGCTCTCCGGAGGATCGAGGAGAGGGTTATCGAAGAGGAGTTGGAGGACTTCGTCAGGATTAGATTGCTAGCGGGTGGTTGA
- a CDS encoding V-type ATP synthase subunit A, with protein MSSRKGYITRVSGPVVFAKGISDIKLGEVVYVGEEGLLGEVVRISQDYFAIQVYEDTSGIRPREPVTATGKLLVAELGPGLMGMVFDGVQRPLEDIRRLVGDFVRRGVKVPSLSRSKRWHFKPRVAPGDKVEAGDILGVVQETPLIEHRVMVPPGLSGTVKEVAPEGDYTIEEPVVFLESGGAAVELTMRQEWPVRRPRPYRERLSSEVPLLIGQRIIDTFFPIAKGGAGAIPGGFGTGKTVTLHKVSMYSDSQIVVYIGCGERGNEIAEMLKEFPELVDPKSGRPIIERSIIIANTSNMPVSAREASIYMGVTIAEYYRDQGYDVTLIADSTSRWAEALREIAGRLGELPVERGYPAYLPDKIAEFYERGGRVKVLGRPEREGSVTILGAVSPPGGDYNEPVTIHTLRFVGTMWALDTELAYRRHFPAINWLRSFSQYADIVERWWVKNVAPDFPQYRRRALRLLTVASEVEAIASVVGEGALPDDQRLLLITSEILKEGFLRQTALSGEDVFCRPEKQYLLLKMMIDFYDRAYDLVRKRVSVEEILKLPEIYEMMRVKEDERGIEAVKELYDRVMSRLEEIAKRHGISFEERSVEVVAGV; from the coding sequence ATGTCGTCAAGGAAAGGATACATCACAAGGGTCTCGGGTCCCGTGGTTTTTGCAAAAGGAATCAGCGACATTAAGCTCGGAGAAGTGGTCTACGTAGGTGAGGAAGGACTTCTAGGAGAGGTTGTACGCATTTCCCAGGACTACTTTGCGATACAGGTTTACGAGGATACAAGTGGGATTCGCCCCAGAGAGCCGGTCACGGCTACCGGTAAGCTTCTAGTTGCTGAGCTAGGGCCGGGCCTCATGGGAATGGTGTTCGACGGCGTTCAGAGACCTCTCGAGGACATAAGGAGGCTAGTAGGAGACTTTGTGAGGAGAGGGGTCAAGGTGCCTTCCCTTTCTCGAAGCAAGAGGTGGCACTTTAAGCCCAGAGTTGCTCCAGGTGATAAAGTCGAGGCAGGTGATATCCTGGGTGTTGTGCAGGAGACTCCCTTGATTGAACATCGCGTGATGGTGCCTCCGGGACTCAGCGGCACTGTTAAGGAGGTTGCTCCTGAAGGTGACTACACTATTGAAGAGCCCGTTGTTTTCCTCGAAAGTGGTGGAGCGGCTGTCGAGCTGACAATGAGGCAGGAGTGGCCTGTGAGGCGTCCTCGCCCCTACAGGGAAAGGCTTTCAAGCGAGGTTCCCTTGCTGATCGGGCAGCGAATTATTGATACTTTCTTCCCAATCGCGAAGGGTGGGGCTGGCGCAATACCAGGAGGCTTCGGCACCGGGAAGACAGTAACTCTTCACAAAGTCTCGATGTACAGTGACTCGCAGATAGTTGTCTACATCGGCTGCGGGGAGAGGGGTAACGAGATCGCGGAAATGCTTAAAGAGTTTCCCGAGCTAGTAGATCCGAAATCAGGAAGACCTATTATCGAGCGCAGCATCATTATCGCGAATACTTCCAACATGCCGGTCTCCGCGAGGGAGGCCTCCATCTACATGGGTGTAACCATTGCGGAGTACTACAGGGATCAGGGCTACGACGTCACGCTGATTGCCGATTCAACAAGCAGGTGGGCGGAAGCTTTGAGGGAAATCGCTGGAAGGCTAGGAGAACTGCCGGTCGAGCGAGGTTACCCGGCCTATCTGCCCGACAAGATAGCGGAGTTCTACGAGAGGGGGGGTAGGGTTAAGGTGTTGGGGAGGCCCGAGCGAGAAGGCTCCGTTACCATTCTCGGGGCTGTGTCGCCTCCTGGGGGAGACTACAACGAGCCTGTGACTATTCATACCCTCCGCTTCGTCGGCACTATGTGGGCGCTGGACACGGAGCTCGCTTACAGGCGGCACTTCCCAGCAATCAACTGGCTAAGGAGCTTCAGCCAGTACGCAGATATTGTTGAGCGCTGGTGGGTGAAGAACGTTGCCCCGGACTTTCCGCAGTACAGGAGGAGAGCTTTGAGATTGCTCACAGTGGCTAGCGAAGTGGAAGCTATAGCGTCCGTTGTAGGTGAGGGTGCGCTTCCTGACGATCAAAGGCTGCTCCTGATAACTTCTGAAATACTAAAGGAGGGTTTCCTGAGGCAGACCGCGCTGTCGGGTGAGGACGTGTTCTGCAGGCCCGAGAAGCAGTACTTGCTGCTTAAGATGATGATAGACTTTTACGACCGAGCTTATGATCTCGTGCGGAAGAGAGTATCCGTGGAGGAGATCTTGAAGCTGCCTGAGATCTACGAGATGATGAGGGTGAAGGAGGATGAGAGGGGCATCGAGGCTGTGAAAGAGCTCTACGACAGAGTTATGAGTAGGCTTGAGGAGATTGCGAAGAGGCATGGCATCTCCTTTGAGGAGAGATCTGTAGAGGTGGTAGCCGGTGTCTAG
- a CDS encoding 30S ribosomal protein S17e produces the protein MKSGFSMGNVRIKLVKRTAREMLVRYANLFTDDFEHNKEVLMQVAEIPSKTLRNQIAGYVTKLVRRQRKIEQQLSLRQELTVTDEEEYIKRIEGV, from the coding sequence GTGAAGAGCGGGTTCAGCATGGGTAATGTAAGAATAAAGCTGGTTAAAAGAACGGCAAGGGAGATGCTCGTGAGATACGCGAACCTATTCACAGACGACTTTGAACACAATAAAGAGGTTCTAATGCAGGTGGCAGAAATACCCTCAAAAACTCTTCGAAACCAGATAGCCGGGTACGTAACCAAGCTCGTGAGAAGACAGAGGAAAATCGAGCAACAGCTGAGCTTAAGACAAGAGCTCACGGTTACCGACGAAGAGGAGTATATCAAGAGAATCGAAGGCGTCTAG
- a CDS encoding M48 family metalloprotease, with the protein MYVKSLYLPLLCFSRSRSKPEDVLLALQRKGLLSFSLRSRWAGCETWRARTHFGDVLITLNNEEKLIVESEEKKALDFFLKSFFLEVSALCRAEPELVIVFLGDQLLPVGGSRLAAFLSRGALGVLVFAAVVTCLEAPLSALGIPFLLSTALAFSISLPIALLLGPAVALRALPRWRMPHGQPLRIIVAKLVSLDSDVELAASFAKLSLAKKPGELTPDAVISELESWGVPVRGVSVLEFPSPAARFCNGGECPEFFLTTSRRVLAVSYSALGGSKVVLGVDALIDLDQDEVHAVVAHELSHIKHGDSATLTLVASLVGLLLLAGLEVLLLNIPALIAVFLAGVYAVTLLWRALELRADLEAALKAGRAPLRRALIKLEYPSLAKSSSPHRRILSVFLPTAHPPVWLRLAALEKACLQKNLFREALKIIASSLFLAVEAHESLPNPPKRGLPLCCS; encoded by the coding sequence ATGTACGTAAAGAGCTTGTACTTACCTTTGCTCTGTTTTTCCCGCTCGCGCTCTAAACCTGAGGATGTGCTTCTTGCTCTTCAGAGGAAGGGTCTTCTCTCATTCTCTCTGAGAAGCCGTTGGGCGGGCTGCGAGACCTGGCGTGCCAGGACGCACTTCGGAGATGTTCTCATCACGCTTAACAATGAAGAGAAGCTTATAGTGGAGTCGGAGGAGAAGAAAGCTCTCGATTTTTTCCTAAAATCGTTTTTTCTAGAGGTTTCTGCCCTCTGTAGAGCGGAACCAGAGCTGGTGATAGTATTCCTAGGTGATCAACTCCTACCGGTTGGAGGAAGCAGGCTGGCGGCTTTTCTTTCTCGAGGAGCTCTTGGTGTGCTTGTTTTCGCGGCCGTGGTCACATGCCTCGAAGCTCCCCTCTCAGCCCTTGGCATACCTTTCCTGCTCTCGACCGCTCTCGCCTTCTCGATTTCTCTGCCCATTGCGCTGCTTCTGGGACCGGCTGTGGCCTTACGAGCGTTACCTAGGTGGAGGATGCCGCACGGCCAGCCCCTGAGGATAATTGTGGCGAAGCTGGTATCGCTAGATAGTGATGTCGAGCTCGCCGCCTCTTTCGCAAAGCTGAGTCTTGCCAAAAAACCTGGAGAGCTAACGCCCGATGCTGTGATCTCCGAGCTTGAGAGCTGGGGGGTACCGGTCAGGGGGGTTTCCGTTCTCGAGTTTCCCAGCCCTGCTGCACGCTTCTGCAACGGTGGCGAGTGCCCCGAGTTTTTCCTAACAACTTCCCGAAGGGTGCTAGCAGTCAGCTACAGCGCCCTAGGCGGATCAAAGGTGGTGCTCGGGGTAGATGCGCTTATCGACCTCGACCAGGATGAGGTGCATGCCGTAGTGGCGCACGAGCTGAGCCACATTAAGCACGGTGATTCTGCTACTCTTACCCTTGTGGCATCGCTTGTAGGGCTCCTCCTGCTAGCAGGCCTAGAGGTCTTGCTGCTTAACATACCGGCTCTTATAGCCGTTTTTCTTGCCGGAGTTTATGCGGTCACGCTGCTGTGGAGAGCTCTAGAACTCCGGGCGGACCTGGAGGCTGCCCTCAAGGCGGGGCGGGCGCCCCTGAGGAGAGCGTTAATTAAACTGGAATACCCTTCTCTAGCTAAGAGCTCCTCTCCTCATAGAAGAATTCTAAGTGTTTTCCTACCTACTGCGCACCCACCGGTGTGGCTTAGGCTCGCCGCGCTCGAGAAAGCCTGTCTTCAGAAGAACCTCTTTAGGGAGGCTTTGAAGATCATAGCTAGCTCGCTTTTCCTTGCGGTAGAGGCGCACGAGAGCTTGCCTAATCCGCCTAAGCGGGGTCTGCCGCTTTGCTGCAGCTGA
- a CDS encoding transglutaminase family protein, producing the protein MSWRGRSLALLALALWLMAPLSSRTFVIRIQYIAYGSGVVDSSVYSKHMILVPTLEGVQERVTAELYVNGVPASYSVMVDPEGNEYADPGPLSFSGSLNLTLVQKVRTLSPPFRAKFELPAGASWEEARGRLPRNSFWRCNSSRVKFEDVERISWELRSRAETPAHYLLSVIQWILERFKYSESTVGGVRCPSSFLENLTGPCGDVHAFAAALLKIQGLDAALVYAYIVDPSASQELSSQGLRYSLVGAHPHIFSVVNFSSGIVPVDLTASAGESARDKISGSSLNVLDNIIVLYRIRESNPNDYLIVYGVEGATQVWLRIDVSELQDSSLTRAVLLASGALALLLLVRLSPARS; encoded by the coding sequence ATGAGCTGGCGTGGACGTAGCCTAGCGCTGCTAGCACTGGCTCTCTGGTTGATGGCGCCTCTCAGTAGCAGGACTTTCGTGATCAGAATTCAGTACATCGCTTACGGTAGCGGTGTTGTAGACAGCAGCGTATACTCGAAGCACATGATACTAGTCCCGACCCTCGAGGGGGTACAGGAAAGGGTGACCGCCGAACTCTACGTGAACGGGGTTCCGGCGAGCTACTCGGTGATGGTTGATCCCGAAGGAAACGAGTACGCTGATCCTGGACCTCTATCTTTCAGTGGGTCCCTCAACCTGACGTTAGTGCAAAAGGTGAGAACCCTATCCCCTCCATTTAGAGCAAAGTTCGAGCTGCCTGCTGGAGCTTCGTGGGAGGAGGCGCGCGGAAGGCTGCCCCGAAACTCGTTTTGGAGATGCAACTCTAGCAGGGTGAAGTTCGAGGACGTTGAGAGGATCTCGTGGGAGCTGAGAAGCCGAGCTGAAACACCGGCACACTACTTGCTGAGCGTGATTCAGTGGATTCTAGAAAGGTTCAAGTACTCAGAGAGCACGGTAGGGGGTGTCCGCTGCCCCTCATCTTTCCTCGAAAACCTTACGGGTCCCTGCGGAGATGTACATGCTTTCGCCGCAGCGCTTCTAAAGATTCAAGGCCTCGACGCTGCCCTCGTGTACGCCTACATAGTTGACCCTAGCGCAAGCCAGGAGCTTAGTTCTCAAGGTTTAAGATACTCCCTGGTTGGCGCCCACCCTCACATATTCTCCGTCGTGAATTTCTCGAGCGGGATCGTACCCGTTGATCTGACAGCGAGTGCCGGTGAATCTGCTAGAGACAAGATATCCGGCTCGAGCCTTAACGTGCTCGATAACATTATCGTCCTATACAGGATAAGAGAGAGCAACCCAAACGACTATCTTATCGTGTACGGTGTAGAAGGGGCAACCCAGGTGTGGCTGCGAATAGACGTAAGTGAGCTGCAAGATAGCTCTCTCACTAGAGCGGTGCTACTCGCATCGGGGGCACTAGCGCTACTTCTCCTGGTGAGGCTATCCCCGGCGCGGAGCTAG
- a CDS encoding carboxypeptidase-like regulatory domain-containing protein, whose product MEKCVIAAALIVLALAPLLVNAEALKSPDFYARIDVLVTTEEIVEIDFGAKSDVLLVSATTLPGFTLERFVAVFEGGAPKGIVPVVYDKRSENMGVLASLVSYTGEIKLSSNGYNGTCKVRLITVQRKTSWQAIRGDITLDTSEYRGAGFDNVVVRVTIDNYAPYIVKDVLDQQGNSLFSVEFQKTVEASAVKFDLKHVELKVSKLGFGKYTVKLQRNEAFALPGAMLVIEDSYTEYTVAPKSTKALTLKNKLDWKPLGWIIVAYSVAPGPMREPQVKIEGDIVDLAAERRDQIDVRGASLLIPPFLLHYWIEAYTVYGATVKITNLGRDDIRIIAVPVYYREVGVWTPRGLEVSVSSRDLGDAYAAFIVVQVPSLARITSLTLPSGQVLERLGNYTSGWGSEWRSIVVEEHEAAVQVKNGAQVEEGTYFFSIEWPTLLVKPVDSKRRPVIGAEVVVEGPVKITAVSEADGAARVKPYAPGVYTVAINYRGAKVGEATLATLTGSELLIPCSLYDLQVNVKTALSSPVSGAVVSVESQGGFKQELETDDSGKVVFTQLPGGTYTVRAEYKGVSAQQTVNLNADASVDLNLWILFELPLIGPVTAATAAAAGAVTAVVAGAAFSRRRREVAEIDIG is encoded by the coding sequence GTGGAAAAGTGCGTGATAGCAGCTGCGCTAATAGTTCTGGCGCTCGCCCCGCTACTTGTTAATGCTGAAGCGCTCAAGTCGCCGGATTTCTACGCCAGAATCGATGTGCTGGTGACCACAGAGGAAATCGTGGAGATAGATTTCGGAGCCAAAAGCGATGTTCTCCTGGTCAGCGCAACCACCTTACCGGGTTTCACCTTGGAGCGTTTCGTGGCGGTTTTCGAGGGCGGTGCGCCAAAAGGGATCGTTCCAGTAGTGTACGATAAGAGGAGTGAAAACATGGGGGTGCTTGCCTCTCTCGTATCTTACACAGGTGAGATAAAACTATCCTCAAATGGGTACAACGGCACGTGTAAAGTCAGGTTAATCACTGTTCAGAGGAAAACGAGCTGGCAGGCTATCAGGGGGGACATCACGCTGGATACTTCGGAGTACAGGGGTGCAGGCTTCGATAACGTGGTGGTGAGAGTAACGATCGATAACTATGCTCCCTACATAGTGAAAGATGTTCTCGACCAGCAGGGCAACTCTCTCTTCAGCGTCGAATTTCAGAAAACTGTGGAGGCTAGCGCGGTGAAATTCGACTTAAAGCACGTGGAGCTTAAAGTCTCGAAGCTGGGCTTCGGGAAGTACACGGTGAAGCTTCAGAGAAACGAGGCTTTCGCGCTGCCCGGCGCGATGCTGGTTATCGAGGACTCCTATACCGAGTACACAGTGGCGCCTAAGTCCACGAAGGCTTTAACGCTTAAGAACAAGCTCGACTGGAAGCCTCTCGGCTGGATCATTGTCGCTTACAGCGTTGCGCCAGGACCTATGAGAGAGCCTCAGGTAAAGATTGAAGGAGATATCGTAGACCTTGCTGCGGAGAGAAGAGATCAGATAGACGTTAGAGGAGCCTCGTTGCTGATCCCACCTTTCCTGCTCCACTACTGGATAGAAGCTTACACGGTTTACGGCGCTACCGTGAAGATCACGAACTTAGGGCGGGACGATATCCGAATAATAGCTGTGCCCGTTTACTACCGCGAGGTGGGAGTGTGGACTCCAAGGGGCTTAGAGGTTTCAGTGAGCTCTAGGGATCTCGGCGACGCATACGCAGCGTTTATAGTCGTCCAGGTACCAAGTCTCGCGAGAATTACAAGCCTTACGCTTCCAAGCGGTCAAGTGTTGGAGAGGCTAGGGAACTACACTTCGGGGTGGGGCAGCGAGTGGCGGAGCATAGTGGTCGAGGAGCACGAGGCTGCGGTTCAGGTGAAGAATGGGGCGCAAGTCGAGGAGGGAACCTACTTCTTCAGCATCGAGTGGCCGACTCTGCTTGTGAAGCCCGTTGACTCCAAGAGAAGACCCGTCATCGGCGCTGAAGTCGTCGTGGAAGGACCCGTTAAGATAACCGCTGTGAGCGAGGCTGATGGAGCCGCTAGGGTTAAGCCCTACGCTCCAGGGGTTTACACGGTAGCTATTAACTACAGGGGCGCGAAAGTAGGCGAAGCCACGCTCGCTACGCTCACCGGCTCCGAGCTGCTCATACCGTGCTCGCTCTACGACCTACAGGTGAACGTCAAGACCGCGCTGAGCTCTCCCGTTTCCGGCGCAGTCGTATCCGTAGAGAGTCAGGGAGGCTTTAAGCAGGAGCTGGAGACCGACGACTCCGGAAAGGTGGTCTTCACTCAGCTTCCGGGCGGGACCTACACCGTAAGGGCAGAGTACAAGGGTGTTTCAGCCCAGCAAACGGTGAACTTAAATGCCGACGCGTCGGTGGACTTGAACCTCTGGATACTCTTCGAGCTCCCGCTGATAGGCCCGGTGACTGCCGCTACAGCAGCTGCTGCTGGAGCTGTTACAGCAGTGGTGGCTGGAGCGGCCTTCTCTAGAAGGCGAAGGGAGGTTGCCGAGATCGACATCGGCTGA
- a CDS encoding ATP synthase subunit C: MMLKPRTLATAVLAAFGVAIMIASASVFAAVTIRTAQKMSPSAEAAGGLGLADAIAMLSAAIAVTSSTIASGIALRGVATAGFAAAAENPRLATWILIMGGLAEGIAIYGLLVAILILGKI, translated from the coding sequence ATGATGCTAAAACCAAGAACCCTGGCAACAGCTGTTCTCGCAGCTTTCGGAGTAGCAATAATGATAGCATCAGCGAGCGTTTTCGCTGCAGTAACTATCAGAACGGCACAGAAGATGTCTCCTTCAGCCGAAGCGGCAGGAGGGTTAGGGCTAGCTGACGCTATAGCAATGCTTAGTGCTGCGATCGCTGTTACGAGCTCAACTATCGCATCCGGAATAGCGCTTAGAGGAGTAGCGACAGCGGGCTTCGCTGCAGCAGCTGAGAACCCTAGATTAGCCACCTGGATACTAATAATGGGTGGACTCGCGGAGGGAATAGCGATCTACGGCCTCCTAGTAGCCATACTAATTCTCGGGAAGATTTGA